The following proteins are co-located in the Microplitis demolitor isolate Queensland-Clemson2020A chromosome 5, iyMicDemo2.1a, whole genome shotgun sequence genome:
- the LOC103570748 gene encoding splicing factor U2AF 50 kDa subunit isoform X6, with the protein MGEDFNGDRDRQDRDKDRSRERDRDRDRDRRHKSRSRDRRKRSRSRSKDRRDRKRSNSPKKGRSSRRRKPSLYWDVPPPGFEHITPLQYKAMQAAGQIPANIVADTPQAAVPVVGSTITRQARRLYVGNIPFGVTEEEMMEFFNQQMHLSGLAQAAGNPVLACQINLDKNFAFLEFRSIDETTQAMAFDGINFKGQSLKIRRPHDYQPMPGMTDNPSMNVPGTVPDSPHKIFIGGLPNYLNEEQVKELLMSFGQLRAFNLVKDSATGLSKGYAFCEYVDVSMTDQAIAGLNGMQLGDKKLIVQRASVGAKNPMIGTQAPVQIQVPGLSMVGTSGPPTEVLCLLNMVTPEELMEEEEYEDILEDIKEECNKYGVVRSVEIPRPIEGVDVPGCGKVFVEFNSVIDCQKAQQTLTGRKFNNRVVVTSYFDPDKYHRREF; encoded by the exons ATGGGAGAAGATTTTAATGGGG acaGAGATCGTCAAGATCGAGATAAAGACAGATCGCGTGAACGAGACCGCGATCGTGATCGTGACAGAAGACACAAATCAAGAAGCCGGGATCGTAGAAAGCGTTCCAGGTCACGTTCAAAAGACCGCAGAGACCGAAAACGAAGCAACTCACCTAAAAAAGGACGCAGTTCTCGCAGAAGAAAACCATCACTCTACTGGGATGTACCACCCCCTGGTTTCGAACACATTACACCTCTTCAG tacaAAGCAATGCAGGCAGCTGGACAAATACCCGCAAACATCGTCGCAGACACACCCCAGGCAGCGGTGCCCGTCGTCGGGAGCACGATAACACGTCAAGCAAGACGTCTATACGTCGGTAACATTCCCTTCGGAGTTACTGAAGAAGAGATGATGGAGTTTTTCAACCAGCAGATGCATCTTTCCGGTTTGGCTCAAGCTGCTGGTAATCCAGTGCTAGcttgtcaaataaatttagataaaaattttgctttCCTTGAA ttccgTTCAATTGACGAGACAACACAAGCGATGGCATTTGAcggtattaattttaaaggaCAGAGTTTGAAAATAAGGCGGCCACATGATTACCAGCCAATGCCAGGAATGACTGACAATCCGAGCATGAACGTTCCAGGTACGGTTCCCG ACTCGCCGCACAAGATATTCATCGGTGGGTTACCCAACTACTTAAATGAGGAGCAG GTGAAGGAGTTGCTGATGAGTTTCGGACAATTGAGGGCATTCAATTTGGTGAAAGACTCGGCGACGGGATTGTCAAAGGGCTACGCCTTCTGCGAGTACGTTGACGTCTCTATGACGGACCAGGCTATCGCTGGACTGAATGGTATGCAGCTGGGAGACAAAAAGTTGATCGTGCAACGAGCTAGTGTTGGTGCCAAGAACCCGATGATCGGTACTCAGGCGCCAGTACAGATCCAAGTACCTGGATTGTCTATGGTTGGAACCAGTGGTCCTCCTACGGAg gtaCTGTGTCTACTGAACATGGTAACTCCCGAAGAACTAATGGAGGAAGAAGAATACGAGGATATTCTTGAAGATATTAAAGAAGAATGTAATAAATACGGCGTCGTAAGATCCGTCGAAATACCGAGACCCATTGAAGGTGTTGACGTTCCTGGATGCGGAAAA gtATTCGTGGAGTTCAACAGCGTGATCGATTGCCAAAAAGCGCAGCAGACACTAACTGGTCGTAAATTCAACAACCGTGTTGTCGTGACCTCATACTTTGACCCCGACAAGTATCATCGACGTGAGTTCTAA
- the LOC103570748 gene encoding splicing factor U2AF 50 kDa subunit isoform X8, with translation MGEDFNGDRDRQDRDKDRSRERDRDRDRDRRHKSRSRDRRKRSRSRSKDRRDRKRSNSPKKGRSSRRRKPSLYWDVPPPGFEHITPLQYKAMQAAGQIPANIVADTPQAAVPVVGSTITRQARRLYVGNIPFGVTEEEMMEFFNQQMHLSGLAQAAGNPVLACQINLDKNFAFLEFRSIDETTQAMAFDGINFKGQSLKIRRPHDYQPMPGMTDNPSMNVPDSPHKIFIGGLPNYLNEEQVKELLMSFGQLRAFNLVKDSATGLSKGYAFCEYVDVSMTDQAIAGLNGMQLGDKKLIVQRASVGAKNPMIGTQAPVQIQVPGLSMVGTSGPPTEVLCLLNMVTPEELMEEEEYEDILEDIKEECNKYGVVRSVEIPRPIEGVDVPGCGKVFVEFNSVIDCQKAQQTLTGRKFNNRVVVTSYFDPDKYHRREF, from the exons ATGGGAGAAGATTTTAATGGGG acaGAGATCGTCAAGATCGAGATAAAGACAGATCGCGTGAACGAGACCGCGATCGTGATCGTGACAGAAGACACAAATCAAGAAGCCGGGATCGTAGAAAGCGTTCCAGGTCACGTTCAAAAGACCGCAGAGACCGAAAACGAAGCAACTCACCTAAAAAAGGACGCAGTTCTCGCAGAAGAAAACCATCACTCTACTGGGATGTACCACCCCCTGGTTTCGAACACATTACACCTCTTCAG tacaAAGCAATGCAGGCAGCTGGACAAATACCCGCAAACATCGTCGCAGACACACCCCAGGCAGCGGTGCCCGTCGTCGGGAGCACGATAACACGTCAAGCAAGACGTCTATACGTCGGTAACATTCCCTTCGGAGTTACTGAAGAAGAGATGATGGAGTTTTTCAACCAGCAGATGCATCTTTCCGGTTTGGCTCAAGCTGCTGGTAATCCAGTGCTAGcttgtcaaataaatttagataaaaattttgctttCCTTGAA ttccgTTCAATTGACGAGACAACACAAGCGATGGCATTTGAcggtattaattttaaaggaCAGAGTTTGAAAATAAGGCGGCCACATGATTACCAGCCAATGCCAGGAATGACTGACAATCCGAGCATGAACGTTCCAG ACTCGCCGCACAAGATATTCATCGGTGGGTTACCCAACTACTTAAATGAGGAGCAG GTGAAGGAGTTGCTGATGAGTTTCGGACAATTGAGGGCATTCAATTTGGTGAAAGACTCGGCGACGGGATTGTCAAAGGGCTACGCCTTCTGCGAGTACGTTGACGTCTCTATGACGGACCAGGCTATCGCTGGACTGAATGGTATGCAGCTGGGAGACAAAAAGTTGATCGTGCAACGAGCTAGTGTTGGTGCCAAGAACCCGATGATCGGTACTCAGGCGCCAGTACAGATCCAAGTACCTGGATTGTCTATGGTTGGAACCAGTGGTCCTCCTACGGAg gtaCTGTGTCTACTGAACATGGTAACTCCCGAAGAACTAATGGAGGAAGAAGAATACGAGGATATTCTTGAAGATATTAAAGAAGAATGTAATAAATACGGCGTCGTAAGATCCGTCGAAATACCGAGACCCATTGAAGGTGTTGACGTTCCTGGATGCGGAAAA gtATTCGTGGAGTTCAACAGCGTGATCGATTGCCAAAAAGCGCAGCAGACACTAACTGGTCGTAAATTCAACAACCGTGTTGTCGTGACCTCATACTTTGACCCCGACAAGTATCATCGACGTGAGTTCTAA
- the LOC103570748 gene encoding splicing factor U2AF 50 kDa subunit isoform X3 produces MGEDFNGDRDRQDRDKDRSRERDRDRDRDRRHKSRSRDRRKRSRSRSKDRRDRKRSNSPKKGRSSRRRKPSLYWDVPPPGFEHITPLQYKAMQAAGQIPANIVADTPQAAVPVVGSTITRQARRLYVGNIPFGVTEEEMMEFFNQQMHLSGLAQAAGNPVLACQINLDKNFAFLEFRSIDETTQAMAFDGINFKGQSLKIRRPHDYQPMPGMTDNPSMNVPELLMFSDSPHKIFIGGLPNYLNEEQVCKVKELLMSFGQLRAFNLVKDSATGLSKGYAFCEYVDVSMTDQAIAGLNGMQLGDKKLIVQRASVGAKNPMIGTQAPVQIQVPGLSMVGTSGPPTEVLCLLNMVTPEELMEEEEYEDILEDIKEECNKYGVVRSVEIPRPIEGVDVPGCGKVFVEFNSVIDCQKAQQTLTGRKFNNRVVVTSYFDPDKYHRREF; encoded by the exons ATGGGAGAAGATTTTAATGGGG acaGAGATCGTCAAGATCGAGATAAAGACAGATCGCGTGAACGAGACCGCGATCGTGATCGTGACAGAAGACACAAATCAAGAAGCCGGGATCGTAGAAAGCGTTCCAGGTCACGTTCAAAAGACCGCAGAGACCGAAAACGAAGCAACTCACCTAAAAAAGGACGCAGTTCTCGCAGAAGAAAACCATCACTCTACTGGGATGTACCACCCCCTGGTTTCGAACACATTACACCTCTTCAG tacaAAGCAATGCAGGCAGCTGGACAAATACCCGCAAACATCGTCGCAGACACACCCCAGGCAGCGGTGCCCGTCGTCGGGAGCACGATAACACGTCAAGCAAGACGTCTATACGTCGGTAACATTCCCTTCGGAGTTACTGAAGAAGAGATGATGGAGTTTTTCAACCAGCAGATGCATCTTTCCGGTTTGGCTCAAGCTGCTGGTAATCCAGTGCTAGcttgtcaaataaatttagataaaaattttgctttCCTTGAA ttccgTTCAATTGACGAGACAACACAAGCGATGGCATTTGAcggtattaattttaaaggaCAGAGTTTGAAAATAAGGCGGCCACATGATTACCAGCCAATGCCAGGAATGACTGACAATCCGAGCATGAACGTTCCAG aGTTATTAATGTTTTCAGACTCGCCGCACAAGATATTCATCGGTGGGTTACCCAACTACTTAAATGAGGAGCAGGTATGCAAG GTGAAGGAGTTGCTGATGAGTTTCGGACAATTGAGGGCATTCAATTTGGTGAAAGACTCGGCGACGGGATTGTCAAAGGGCTACGCCTTCTGCGAGTACGTTGACGTCTCTATGACGGACCAGGCTATCGCTGGACTGAATGGTATGCAGCTGGGAGACAAAAAGTTGATCGTGCAACGAGCTAGTGTTGGTGCCAAGAACCCGATGATCGGTACTCAGGCGCCAGTACAGATCCAAGTACCTGGATTGTCTATGGTTGGAACCAGTGGTCCTCCTACGGAg gtaCTGTGTCTACTGAACATGGTAACTCCCGAAGAACTAATGGAGGAAGAAGAATACGAGGATATTCTTGAAGATATTAAAGAAGAATGTAATAAATACGGCGTCGTAAGATCCGTCGAAATACCGAGACCCATTGAAGGTGTTGACGTTCCTGGATGCGGAAAA gtATTCGTGGAGTTCAACAGCGTGATCGATTGCCAAAAAGCGCAGCAGACACTAACTGGTCGTAAATTCAACAACCGTGTTGTCGTGACCTCATACTTTGACCCCGACAAGTATCATCGACGTGAGTTCTAA
- the LOC103570748 gene encoding splicing factor U2AF 50 kDa subunit isoform X1, whose translation MGEDFNGDRDRQDRDKDRSRERDRDRDRDRRHKSRSRDRRKRSRSRSKDRRDRKRSNSPKKGRSSRRRKPSLYWDVPPPGFEHITPLQYKAMQAAGQIPANIVADTPQAAVPVVGSTITRQARRLYVGNIPFGVTEEEMMEFFNQQMHLSGLAQAAGNPVLACQINLDKNFAFLEFRSIDETTQAMAFDGINFKGQSLKIRRPHDYQPMPGMTDNPSMNVPGTVPELLMFSDSPHKIFIGGLPNYLNEEQVCKVKELLMSFGQLRAFNLVKDSATGLSKGYAFCEYVDVSMTDQAIAGLNGMQLGDKKLIVQRASVGAKNPMIGTQAPVQIQVPGLSMVGTSGPPTEVLCLLNMVTPEELMEEEEYEDILEDIKEECNKYGVVRSVEIPRPIEGVDVPGCGKVFVEFNSVIDCQKAQQTLTGRKFNNRVVVTSYFDPDKYHRREF comes from the exons ATGGGAGAAGATTTTAATGGGG acaGAGATCGTCAAGATCGAGATAAAGACAGATCGCGTGAACGAGACCGCGATCGTGATCGTGACAGAAGACACAAATCAAGAAGCCGGGATCGTAGAAAGCGTTCCAGGTCACGTTCAAAAGACCGCAGAGACCGAAAACGAAGCAACTCACCTAAAAAAGGACGCAGTTCTCGCAGAAGAAAACCATCACTCTACTGGGATGTACCACCCCCTGGTTTCGAACACATTACACCTCTTCAG tacaAAGCAATGCAGGCAGCTGGACAAATACCCGCAAACATCGTCGCAGACACACCCCAGGCAGCGGTGCCCGTCGTCGGGAGCACGATAACACGTCAAGCAAGACGTCTATACGTCGGTAACATTCCCTTCGGAGTTACTGAAGAAGAGATGATGGAGTTTTTCAACCAGCAGATGCATCTTTCCGGTTTGGCTCAAGCTGCTGGTAATCCAGTGCTAGcttgtcaaataaatttagataaaaattttgctttCCTTGAA ttccgTTCAATTGACGAGACAACACAAGCGATGGCATTTGAcggtattaattttaaaggaCAGAGTTTGAAAATAAGGCGGCCACATGATTACCAGCCAATGCCAGGAATGACTGACAATCCGAGCATGAACGTTCCAGGTACGGTTCCCG aGTTATTAATGTTTTCAGACTCGCCGCACAAGATATTCATCGGTGGGTTACCCAACTACTTAAATGAGGAGCAGGTATGCAAG GTGAAGGAGTTGCTGATGAGTTTCGGACAATTGAGGGCATTCAATTTGGTGAAAGACTCGGCGACGGGATTGTCAAAGGGCTACGCCTTCTGCGAGTACGTTGACGTCTCTATGACGGACCAGGCTATCGCTGGACTGAATGGTATGCAGCTGGGAGACAAAAAGTTGATCGTGCAACGAGCTAGTGTTGGTGCCAAGAACCCGATGATCGGTACTCAGGCGCCAGTACAGATCCAAGTACCTGGATTGTCTATGGTTGGAACCAGTGGTCCTCCTACGGAg gtaCTGTGTCTACTGAACATGGTAACTCCCGAAGAACTAATGGAGGAAGAAGAATACGAGGATATTCTTGAAGATATTAAAGAAGAATGTAATAAATACGGCGTCGTAAGATCCGTCGAAATACCGAGACCCATTGAAGGTGTTGACGTTCCTGGATGCGGAAAA gtATTCGTGGAGTTCAACAGCGTGATCGATTGCCAAAAAGCGCAGCAGACACTAACTGGTCGTAAATTCAACAACCGTGTTGTCGTGACCTCATACTTTGACCCCGACAAGTATCATCGACGTGAGTTCTAA
- the LOC103570748 gene encoding splicing factor U2AF 50 kDa subunit isoform X5: MGEDFNGDRDRQDRDKDRSRERDRDRDRDRRHKSRSRDRRKRSRSRSKDRRDRKRSNSPKKGRSSRRRKPSLYWDVPPPGFEHITPLQYKAMQAAGQIPANIVADTPQAAVPVVGSTITRQARRLYVGNIPFGVTEEEMMEFFNQQMHLSGLAQAAGNPVLACQINLDKNFAFLEFRSIDETTQAMAFDGINFKGQSLKIRRPHDYQPMPGMTDNPSMNVPELLMFSDSPHKIFIGGLPNYLNEEQVKELLMSFGQLRAFNLVKDSATGLSKGYAFCEYVDVSMTDQAIAGLNGMQLGDKKLIVQRASVGAKNPMIGTQAPVQIQVPGLSMVGTSGPPTEVLCLLNMVTPEELMEEEEYEDILEDIKEECNKYGVVRSVEIPRPIEGVDVPGCGKVFVEFNSVIDCQKAQQTLTGRKFNNRVVVTSYFDPDKYHRREF; this comes from the exons ATGGGAGAAGATTTTAATGGGG acaGAGATCGTCAAGATCGAGATAAAGACAGATCGCGTGAACGAGACCGCGATCGTGATCGTGACAGAAGACACAAATCAAGAAGCCGGGATCGTAGAAAGCGTTCCAGGTCACGTTCAAAAGACCGCAGAGACCGAAAACGAAGCAACTCACCTAAAAAAGGACGCAGTTCTCGCAGAAGAAAACCATCACTCTACTGGGATGTACCACCCCCTGGTTTCGAACACATTACACCTCTTCAG tacaAAGCAATGCAGGCAGCTGGACAAATACCCGCAAACATCGTCGCAGACACACCCCAGGCAGCGGTGCCCGTCGTCGGGAGCACGATAACACGTCAAGCAAGACGTCTATACGTCGGTAACATTCCCTTCGGAGTTACTGAAGAAGAGATGATGGAGTTTTTCAACCAGCAGATGCATCTTTCCGGTTTGGCTCAAGCTGCTGGTAATCCAGTGCTAGcttgtcaaataaatttagataaaaattttgctttCCTTGAA ttccgTTCAATTGACGAGACAACACAAGCGATGGCATTTGAcggtattaattttaaaggaCAGAGTTTGAAAATAAGGCGGCCACATGATTACCAGCCAATGCCAGGAATGACTGACAATCCGAGCATGAACGTTCCAG aGTTATTAATGTTTTCAGACTCGCCGCACAAGATATTCATCGGTGGGTTACCCAACTACTTAAATGAGGAGCAG GTGAAGGAGTTGCTGATGAGTTTCGGACAATTGAGGGCATTCAATTTGGTGAAAGACTCGGCGACGGGATTGTCAAAGGGCTACGCCTTCTGCGAGTACGTTGACGTCTCTATGACGGACCAGGCTATCGCTGGACTGAATGGTATGCAGCTGGGAGACAAAAAGTTGATCGTGCAACGAGCTAGTGTTGGTGCCAAGAACCCGATGATCGGTACTCAGGCGCCAGTACAGATCCAAGTACCTGGATTGTCTATGGTTGGAACCAGTGGTCCTCCTACGGAg gtaCTGTGTCTACTGAACATGGTAACTCCCGAAGAACTAATGGAGGAAGAAGAATACGAGGATATTCTTGAAGATATTAAAGAAGAATGTAATAAATACGGCGTCGTAAGATCCGTCGAAATACCGAGACCCATTGAAGGTGTTGACGTTCCTGGATGCGGAAAA gtATTCGTGGAGTTCAACAGCGTGATCGATTGCCAAAAAGCGCAGCAGACACTAACTGGTCGTAAATTCAACAACCGTGTTGTCGTGACCTCATACTTTGACCCCGACAAGTATCATCGACGTGAGTTCTAA
- the LOC103570748 gene encoding splicing factor U2AF 50 kDa subunit isoform X2 gives MGEDFNGDRDRQDRDKDRSRERDRDRDRDRRHKSRSRDRRKRSRSRSKDRRDRKRSNSPKKGRSSRRRKPSLYWDVPPPGFEHITPLQYKAMQAAGQIPANIVADTPQAAVPVVGSTITRQARRLYVGNIPFGVTEEEMMEFFNQQMHLSGLAQAAGNPVLACQINLDKNFAFLEFRSIDETTQAMAFDGINFKGQSLKIRRPHDYQPMPGMTDNPSMNVPGTVPELLMFSDSPHKIFIGGLPNYLNEEQVKELLMSFGQLRAFNLVKDSATGLSKGYAFCEYVDVSMTDQAIAGLNGMQLGDKKLIVQRASVGAKNPMIGTQAPVQIQVPGLSMVGTSGPPTEVLCLLNMVTPEELMEEEEYEDILEDIKEECNKYGVVRSVEIPRPIEGVDVPGCGKVFVEFNSVIDCQKAQQTLTGRKFNNRVVVTSYFDPDKYHRREF, from the exons ATGGGAGAAGATTTTAATGGGG acaGAGATCGTCAAGATCGAGATAAAGACAGATCGCGTGAACGAGACCGCGATCGTGATCGTGACAGAAGACACAAATCAAGAAGCCGGGATCGTAGAAAGCGTTCCAGGTCACGTTCAAAAGACCGCAGAGACCGAAAACGAAGCAACTCACCTAAAAAAGGACGCAGTTCTCGCAGAAGAAAACCATCACTCTACTGGGATGTACCACCCCCTGGTTTCGAACACATTACACCTCTTCAG tacaAAGCAATGCAGGCAGCTGGACAAATACCCGCAAACATCGTCGCAGACACACCCCAGGCAGCGGTGCCCGTCGTCGGGAGCACGATAACACGTCAAGCAAGACGTCTATACGTCGGTAACATTCCCTTCGGAGTTACTGAAGAAGAGATGATGGAGTTTTTCAACCAGCAGATGCATCTTTCCGGTTTGGCTCAAGCTGCTGGTAATCCAGTGCTAGcttgtcaaataaatttagataaaaattttgctttCCTTGAA ttccgTTCAATTGACGAGACAACACAAGCGATGGCATTTGAcggtattaattttaaaggaCAGAGTTTGAAAATAAGGCGGCCACATGATTACCAGCCAATGCCAGGAATGACTGACAATCCGAGCATGAACGTTCCAGGTACGGTTCCCG aGTTATTAATGTTTTCAGACTCGCCGCACAAGATATTCATCGGTGGGTTACCCAACTACTTAAATGAGGAGCAG GTGAAGGAGTTGCTGATGAGTTTCGGACAATTGAGGGCATTCAATTTGGTGAAAGACTCGGCGACGGGATTGTCAAAGGGCTACGCCTTCTGCGAGTACGTTGACGTCTCTATGACGGACCAGGCTATCGCTGGACTGAATGGTATGCAGCTGGGAGACAAAAAGTTGATCGTGCAACGAGCTAGTGTTGGTGCCAAGAACCCGATGATCGGTACTCAGGCGCCAGTACAGATCCAAGTACCTGGATTGTCTATGGTTGGAACCAGTGGTCCTCCTACGGAg gtaCTGTGTCTACTGAACATGGTAACTCCCGAAGAACTAATGGAGGAAGAAGAATACGAGGATATTCTTGAAGATATTAAAGAAGAATGTAATAAATACGGCGTCGTAAGATCCGTCGAAATACCGAGACCCATTGAAGGTGTTGACGTTCCTGGATGCGGAAAA gtATTCGTGGAGTTCAACAGCGTGATCGATTGCCAAAAAGCGCAGCAGACACTAACTGGTCGTAAATTCAACAACCGTGTTGTCGTGACCTCATACTTTGACCCCGACAAGTATCATCGACGTGAGTTCTAA
- the LOC103570748 gene encoding splicing factor U2AF 50 kDa subunit isoform X7: MGEDFNGDRDRQDRDKDRSRERDRDRDRDRRHKSRSRDRRKRSRSRSKDRRDRKRSNSPKKGRSSRRRKPSLYWDVPPPGFEHITPLQYKAMQAAGQIPANIVADTPQAAVPVVGSTITRQARRLYVGNIPFGVTEEEMMEFFNQQMHLSGLAQAAGNPVLACQINLDKNFAFLEFRSIDETTQAMAFDGINFKGQSLKIRRPHDYQPMPGMTDNPSMNVPDSPHKIFIGGLPNYLNEEQVCKVKELLMSFGQLRAFNLVKDSATGLSKGYAFCEYVDVSMTDQAIAGLNGMQLGDKKLIVQRASVGAKNPMIGTQAPVQIQVPGLSMVGTSGPPTEVLCLLNMVTPEELMEEEEYEDILEDIKEECNKYGVVRSVEIPRPIEGVDVPGCGKVFVEFNSVIDCQKAQQTLTGRKFNNRVVVTSYFDPDKYHRREF; encoded by the exons ATGGGAGAAGATTTTAATGGGG acaGAGATCGTCAAGATCGAGATAAAGACAGATCGCGTGAACGAGACCGCGATCGTGATCGTGACAGAAGACACAAATCAAGAAGCCGGGATCGTAGAAAGCGTTCCAGGTCACGTTCAAAAGACCGCAGAGACCGAAAACGAAGCAACTCACCTAAAAAAGGACGCAGTTCTCGCAGAAGAAAACCATCACTCTACTGGGATGTACCACCCCCTGGTTTCGAACACATTACACCTCTTCAG tacaAAGCAATGCAGGCAGCTGGACAAATACCCGCAAACATCGTCGCAGACACACCCCAGGCAGCGGTGCCCGTCGTCGGGAGCACGATAACACGTCAAGCAAGACGTCTATACGTCGGTAACATTCCCTTCGGAGTTACTGAAGAAGAGATGATGGAGTTTTTCAACCAGCAGATGCATCTTTCCGGTTTGGCTCAAGCTGCTGGTAATCCAGTGCTAGcttgtcaaataaatttagataaaaattttgctttCCTTGAA ttccgTTCAATTGACGAGACAACACAAGCGATGGCATTTGAcggtattaattttaaaggaCAGAGTTTGAAAATAAGGCGGCCACATGATTACCAGCCAATGCCAGGAATGACTGACAATCCGAGCATGAACGTTCCAG ACTCGCCGCACAAGATATTCATCGGTGGGTTACCCAACTACTTAAATGAGGAGCAGGTATGCAAG GTGAAGGAGTTGCTGATGAGTTTCGGACAATTGAGGGCATTCAATTTGGTGAAAGACTCGGCGACGGGATTGTCAAAGGGCTACGCCTTCTGCGAGTACGTTGACGTCTCTATGACGGACCAGGCTATCGCTGGACTGAATGGTATGCAGCTGGGAGACAAAAAGTTGATCGTGCAACGAGCTAGTGTTGGTGCCAAGAACCCGATGATCGGTACTCAGGCGCCAGTACAGATCCAAGTACCTGGATTGTCTATGGTTGGAACCAGTGGTCCTCCTACGGAg gtaCTGTGTCTACTGAACATGGTAACTCCCGAAGAACTAATGGAGGAAGAAGAATACGAGGATATTCTTGAAGATATTAAAGAAGAATGTAATAAATACGGCGTCGTAAGATCCGTCGAAATACCGAGACCCATTGAAGGTGTTGACGTTCCTGGATGCGGAAAA gtATTCGTGGAGTTCAACAGCGTGATCGATTGCCAAAAAGCGCAGCAGACACTAACTGGTCGTAAATTCAACAACCGTGTTGTCGTGACCTCATACTTTGACCCCGACAAGTATCATCGACGTGAGTTCTAA
- the LOC103570748 gene encoding splicing factor U2AF 50 kDa subunit isoform X4, giving the protein MGEDFNGDRDRQDRDKDRSRERDRDRDRDRRHKSRSRDRRKRSRSRSKDRRDRKRSNSPKKGRSSRRRKPSLYWDVPPPGFEHITPLQYKAMQAAGQIPANIVADTPQAAVPVVGSTITRQARRLYVGNIPFGVTEEEMMEFFNQQMHLSGLAQAAGNPVLACQINLDKNFAFLEFRSIDETTQAMAFDGINFKGQSLKIRRPHDYQPMPGMTDNPSMNVPGTVPDSPHKIFIGGLPNYLNEEQVCKVKELLMSFGQLRAFNLVKDSATGLSKGYAFCEYVDVSMTDQAIAGLNGMQLGDKKLIVQRASVGAKNPMIGTQAPVQIQVPGLSMVGTSGPPTEVLCLLNMVTPEELMEEEEYEDILEDIKEECNKYGVVRSVEIPRPIEGVDVPGCGKVFVEFNSVIDCQKAQQTLTGRKFNNRVVVTSYFDPDKYHRREF; this is encoded by the exons ATGGGAGAAGATTTTAATGGGG acaGAGATCGTCAAGATCGAGATAAAGACAGATCGCGTGAACGAGACCGCGATCGTGATCGTGACAGAAGACACAAATCAAGAAGCCGGGATCGTAGAAAGCGTTCCAGGTCACGTTCAAAAGACCGCAGAGACCGAAAACGAAGCAACTCACCTAAAAAAGGACGCAGTTCTCGCAGAAGAAAACCATCACTCTACTGGGATGTACCACCCCCTGGTTTCGAACACATTACACCTCTTCAG tacaAAGCAATGCAGGCAGCTGGACAAATACCCGCAAACATCGTCGCAGACACACCCCAGGCAGCGGTGCCCGTCGTCGGGAGCACGATAACACGTCAAGCAAGACGTCTATACGTCGGTAACATTCCCTTCGGAGTTACTGAAGAAGAGATGATGGAGTTTTTCAACCAGCAGATGCATCTTTCCGGTTTGGCTCAAGCTGCTGGTAATCCAGTGCTAGcttgtcaaataaatttagataaaaattttgctttCCTTGAA ttccgTTCAATTGACGAGACAACACAAGCGATGGCATTTGAcggtattaattttaaaggaCAGAGTTTGAAAATAAGGCGGCCACATGATTACCAGCCAATGCCAGGAATGACTGACAATCCGAGCATGAACGTTCCAGGTACGGTTCCCG ACTCGCCGCACAAGATATTCATCGGTGGGTTACCCAACTACTTAAATGAGGAGCAGGTATGCAAG GTGAAGGAGTTGCTGATGAGTTTCGGACAATTGAGGGCATTCAATTTGGTGAAAGACTCGGCGACGGGATTGTCAAAGGGCTACGCCTTCTGCGAGTACGTTGACGTCTCTATGACGGACCAGGCTATCGCTGGACTGAATGGTATGCAGCTGGGAGACAAAAAGTTGATCGTGCAACGAGCTAGTGTTGGTGCCAAGAACCCGATGATCGGTACTCAGGCGCCAGTACAGATCCAAGTACCTGGATTGTCTATGGTTGGAACCAGTGGTCCTCCTACGGAg gtaCTGTGTCTACTGAACATGGTAACTCCCGAAGAACTAATGGAGGAAGAAGAATACGAGGATATTCTTGAAGATATTAAAGAAGAATGTAATAAATACGGCGTCGTAAGATCCGTCGAAATACCGAGACCCATTGAAGGTGTTGACGTTCCTGGATGCGGAAAA gtATTCGTGGAGTTCAACAGCGTGATCGATTGCCAAAAAGCGCAGCAGACACTAACTGGTCGTAAATTCAACAACCGTGTTGTCGTGACCTCATACTTTGACCCCGACAAGTATCATCGACGTGAGTTCTAA